One Ignavibacterium album JCM 16511 genomic region harbors:
- a CDS encoding type II toxin-antitoxin system RelE/ParE family toxin has product MYKIFVIEDAETDIFEIYRYIHLNESKSRADKFFQKIYEKILSLQKHPERGHPPKELKHLGIYEYLEIVLNPYRIIYRIINKKIFIYCVLDGRRDMQKLLQERLLRFKI; this is encoded by the coding sequence ATGTATAAAATTTTCGTTATTGAAGATGCGGAAACAGACATCTTTGAAATTTATCGGTATATCCATTTAAACGAGTCAAAAAGTCGAGCTGATAAATTTTTTCAGAAAATCTATGAAAAAATTTTATCTCTTCAGAAACATCCTGAACGAGGTCATCCTCCAAAGGAACTTAAACACTTGGGTATTTATGAGTATTTAGAGATTGTTCTAAATCCATATCGGATCATATATCGAATAATCAATAAAAAGATTTTTATTTATTGCGTTCTTGATGGCAGAAGAGATATGCAAAAATTATTACAGGAAAGATTACTCAGGTTTAAAATTTAG
- a CDS encoding type II toxin-antitoxin system Phd/YefM family antitoxin, which yields MKLSKSVKPVSYLKAHVSEILKDLNENSKTLLITQNGEAKAILQDIKLYEQTQEAIALLKIVSLSNQSLEQKKFKTVNKSLKDLKNKIKEFEKHYNDV from the coding sequence ATGAAACTTAGTAAATCTGTAAAACCAGTGAGTTATCTAAAAGCTCATGTTTCAGAAATATTAAAGGATCTTAATGAAAATAGTAAAACTCTTCTTATAACTCAGAATGGTGAAGCGAAAGCAATCTTACAAGACATTAAACTCTACGAACAAACACAGGAAGCCATTGCACTCTTGAAGATAGTTTCATTAAGTAACCAGAGTCTTGAACAGAAAAAATTTAAAACTGTTAATAAGTCACTTAAAGACTTAAAGAATAAAATCAAAGAATTTGAAAAGCATTATAACGATGTATAA
- a CDS encoding DUF1028 domain-containing protein, which yields MKKLFLLFCLILLSFDLNAQLFYSNEPLAHTYSIVARDPKTGEMGVAVQSHWFSVGSIVSWGEAGVGVIATQSFVNPSFGQRGLEMLKQGMTAQEVVDLLIASDEGRDFRQLAIVDAKGNSAAYTGSKCIPEAGHIVGDNYCVEANLMLSNLVWSEMSKAFESSDEPLAERLIGALEAAQNVGGDIRGQQSAAILVVKGEATGKLWEDRYIDLRVEDHPEPVKEIKRLMKVFRAYEHMNNGDLAVEKNDMKLAMEHYSAAMKMFPENLEMKYWTAVTLVNNGQLEEALSMFKEIFSIDDNWRKLTPRLTKVGMLNADEKTLEKIIKQ from the coding sequence ATGAAAAAATTATTTCTACTGTTTTGCTTAATTCTTCTTTCGTTTGACTTGAATGCACAACTTTTTTACAGCAACGAACCTCTTGCACACACTTATTCAATTGTTGCAAGAGATCCCAAAACCGGAGAAATGGGCGTTGCAGTTCAATCTCACTGGTTTTCTGTTGGCTCAATTGTAAGTTGGGGTGAAGCTGGAGTTGGAGTAATCGCAACTCAATCTTTTGTTAATCCTTCATTCGGTCAAAGAGGACTCGAAATGTTGAAGCAGGGAATGACTGCTCAGGAAGTAGTTGATTTACTTATTGCTTCGGATGAAGGAAGAGATTTTCGTCAGCTTGCCATTGTTGATGCAAAAGGAAATTCAGCTGCTTATACAGGAAGCAAATGTATTCCTGAAGCAGGACATATTGTAGGTGATAACTATTGTGTGGAAGCTAATTTAATGTTGAGTAATCTCGTTTGGAGTGAAATGTCAAAAGCATTTGAAAGTAGTGATGAACCGTTAGCAGAAAGACTTATTGGTGCTTTAGAAGCTGCTCAGAATGTTGGTGGTGATATCAGGGGACAACAATCCGCTGCAATACTTGTTGTAAAAGGAGAAGCAACAGGAAAACTTTGGGAAGACCGTTATATTGATTTGAGAGTTGAAGATCATCCCGAACCCGTTAAAGAAATAAAAAGACTTATGAAAGTTTTCAGAGCTTATGAACATATGAATAATGGTGATCTTGCTGTTGAGAAAAATGATATGAAACTTGCAATGGAACATTATTCTGCTGCGATGAAAATGTTTCCTGAAAATCTTGAAATGAAATACTGGACTGCAGTAACGCTTGTCAATAACGGACAACTTGAAGAGGCATTATCAATGTTCAAAGAAATTTTTTCAATTGATGATAATTGGAGAAAACTAACACCAAGATTAACAAAAGTCGGAATGCTTAATGCAGATGAAAAAACTTTGGAAAAGATAATTAAACAATAA
- a CDS encoding CocE/NonD family hydrolase: protein MPIKSRLSFFLIILFSLNVLACAQDKENYIKENYDKNEYRIKMRDGIHLYTIVYSPKDKSKKYPIILTRTPYSVGPYGEDKFARFLGPAEQFVKEGYIFVLQDVRGRFMSEGEFDNMRPHKPNKAKNETDESSDTYDTIEWLVKNIPNNNGKVGMWGNSYPGFYTIMGAIDAHPNLAAVSPQAPISDWFIGDDMHHNGAFSLQMSFNFFKNFGIPRKAPTTQWQRGAEYPSPDNYTFFLKHTPIKKLNENILKNSIPFWDSIMAHGNYDYFWQERSNLKHLKNIKPAVLIVGGWYDAEDLFGPLNIYKTIEKNDKDNQCRIVMGPWTHGSWIATKGDSLGDFYFGSNTADYYRQKILIPFFNYYLKGIGKSLTSDAYMFNTGENKFYQFNQWPPQNVTTSDLFLSPGGKLSFSYDYGSADFSEYISDPWNPVPYTSKFLDSRNFYNRTFMIEDQRYVSTRPDVLTFETEPLDTDFTIAGPIEATLYVSTSSTDADFVVKVIDVYPDDEPNPEPNPNQVEMGGYQRLVRAEIMRGKFRNSYENPAPFTPNKIEEVKIKLNDAFHTFRKGHKIMIQIHSSWFPFFDSNPQTFTDIYNANEKDFVKAQLKVYHSEEYQSKISFKIYGEKQ from the coding sequence ATGCCAATTAAATCTCGTTTAAGCTTTTTTCTGATTATTCTTTTTTCCTTGAATGTTCTTGCTTGTGCTCAGGATAAAGAAAATTATATCAAAGAAAATTATGATAAAAATGAGTATCGTATTAAAATGCGGGACGGTATTCATCTATACACAATCGTCTATTCACCAAAAGATAAATCAAAAAAATATCCGATTATTTTAACAAGAACTCCTTATTCAGTTGGACCGTATGGTGAAGATAAATTTGCCAGATTCTTAGGTCCTGCAGAACAATTCGTTAAAGAAGGTTACATATTTGTACTTCAGGATGTTCGAGGAAGATTTATGTCTGAAGGTGAATTTGATAATATGCGACCACACAAACCAAATAAAGCTAAAAACGAAACCGATGAAAGCAGCGACACTTATGATACTATTGAATGGCTGGTAAAAAATATTCCGAACAACAATGGCAAAGTCGGAATGTGGGGAAATTCTTATCCGGGTTTTTATACAATAATGGGAGCGATTGATGCTCATCCAAATCTAGCAGCTGTATCTCCACAAGCTCCGATTTCCGATTGGTTCATTGGTGATGATATGCATCATAATGGTGCTTTTTCATTACAAATGTCTTTTAACTTCTTTAAAAATTTTGGAATTCCAAGAAAAGCTCCGACAACTCAATGGCAGAGAGGTGCTGAATATCCATCACCGGATAATTATACTTTTTTCCTAAAGCACACTCCAATTAAAAAACTGAATGAAAACATTCTGAAAAATTCTATTCCGTTTTGGGATTCGATAATGGCACACGGAAATTATGATTACTTCTGGCAGGAAAGAAGTAACCTGAAACATCTTAAGAACATTAAACCGGCAGTTCTTATTGTTGGTGGCTGGTACGATGCTGAAGATTTATTCGGTCCGTTAAATATTTATAAAACTATTGAAAAAAATGATAAGGATAATCAATGCAGGATTGTTATGGGTCCTTGGACTCACGGTTCGTGGATTGCTACAAAAGGTGATTCTCTAGGTGATTTTTATTTTGGTAGTAACACTGCTGATTACTACAGACAAAAAATATTAATTCCGTTTTTCAACTATTATCTGAAAGGAATTGGAAAATCTCTGACATCAGATGCTTATATGTTTAATACCGGTGAAAATAAATTTTATCAATTTAATCAATGGCCTCCGCAAAATGTTACAACATCAGATTTGTTTCTTTCACCAGGAGGTAAGCTTAGTTTTTCTTATGATTATGGTTCAGCTGATTTTTCAGAATACATAAGTGATCCGTGGAATCCTGTTCCTTACACTTCAAAATTTCTTGACTCAAGAAATTTTTATAACAGAACATTTATGATAGAAGACCAGAGATATGTTTCAACAAGACCTGATGTTCTTACTTTCGAGACCGAACCGCTTGATACTGATTTTACTATAGCCGGACCGATTGAAGCTACTCTTTATGTTTCAACTTCAAGCACCGATGCAGATTTTGTTGTAAAGGTAATTGATGTATATCCTGATGATGAACCTAATCCTGAACCCAATCCCAACCAGGTTGAAATGGGTGGATATCAAAGATTAGTTCGTGCAGAAATAATGAGAGGCAAATTCCGAAACAGTTATGAAAATCCCGCACCGTTTACTCCAAACAAAATCGAGGAAGTTAAAATTAAATTGAATGACGCTTTTCATACTTTCAGAAAAGGACATAAGATAATGATTCAGATACACAGCAGTTGGTTTCCTTTCTTTGATAGTAATCCACAGACTTTTACTGATATTTATAATGCTAATGAAAAAGATTTTGTAAAAGCTCAATTAAAAGTTTATCATTCAGAAGAATATCAATCAAAAATTTCATTTAAAATTTATGGAGAGAAGCAATGA
- a CDS encoding sulfite exporter TauE/SafE family protein — protein sequence MSDILSVLILFCVGAIAAFINVNAGGGSSLTLPALIFLGLDASVANGTNRVAIIFQNISAVYSFKKEKYYELKNSLILSLLSLPGAVAGTVFAVKISNQTFEKVLGIIMILIIVTMIIPQKREKSVKADFNVDWKVVLSMIAIGFYGGFLQVGVGFIIMALLHNVLKLDLIRVNMHKVFIVFIFTIPALLVFILTNNVNWFYGLSLSAGNAFGGWWGAKLSVKKGEKLIKAVLIVSIFIMAIKLLNIF from the coding sequence TTGTCTGATATTTTATCTGTACTGATTCTCTTTTGTGTTGGAGCAATTGCTGCTTTTATTAATGTAAATGCAGGTGGCGGCTCGTCACTAACTTTGCCTGCTTTAATTTTTCTCGGACTTGATGCTTCGGTTGCAAACGGTACTAATCGTGTTGCTATCATCTTCCAGAATATTTCCGCTGTGTATTCATTCAAAAAGGAAAAATATTATGAATTGAAGAACAGCTTGATACTTTCACTGCTGAGTCTGCCAGGTGCAGTTGCTGGTACCGTCTTTGCGGTTAAAATTTCCAATCAAACTTTTGAAAAGGTTTTGGGAATAATTATGATTCTTATAATTGTTACTATGATTATTCCCCAGAAGCGTGAGAAGAGTGTTAAAGCAGACTTCAATGTTGATTGGAAAGTTGTTCTTTCAATGATTGCAATCGGATTTTACGGCGGGTTTCTTCAGGTAGGGGTTGGATTTATTATTATGGCATTACTGCATAATGTTCTTAAACTTGATTTGATTCGTGTTAACATGCACAAAGTATTCATCGTCTTCATTTTTACAATTCCTGCATTGCTCGTTTTTATATTAACTAATAATGTCAATTGGTTTTATGGACTCAGTCTTTCTGCAGGAAATGCATTTGGCGGATGGTGGGGAGCAAAACTTTCTGTCAAGAAAGGTGAAAAACTAATTAAAGCAGTACTGATAGTTTCAATTTTTATAATGGCAATTAAACTTCTGAATATTTTTTAG
- a CDS encoding aldo/keto reductase — protein sequence MDIQTRCKLNNGYEIPYFGLGVYKAAPGKETIEAVSYALEIGYRLIDTAAVYGNEREVGIAVKQSGIPRKEIFITTKLWNDDHGYDLALKAFDESLKKLNLDYIDLYLIHWPVTRLRKESWRALEKIYSEGRCKAIGVSNYMIKHLEEMKEYANVIPTVNQVEFSPFLYQKELLEYCRANKIEVEAYSPLARMKKQNNPVVNNIAKKYNKTHAQVLIRWCLEHKLIVIPKSANKKRIRENADVFDFKLSAEDMKALDGLNENFRVSWDPSGIE from the coding sequence ATGGATATACAAACAAGATGTAAACTTAACAATGGTTATGAAATACCTTACTTCGGTCTTGGAGTTTATAAAGCTGCCCCGGGTAAAGAAACAATAGAAGCAGTTTCTTATGCTTTAGAAATTGGTTATAGATTAATTGATACTGCAGCAGTTTATGGAAATGAAAGAGAAGTCGGAATTGCAGTCAAACAGTCGGGAATTCCGCGCAAAGAAATATTCATCACAACAAAATTATGGAATGATGATCACGGTTATGATTTGGCTTTGAAAGCTTTCGATGAAAGTCTGAAGAAATTAAATCTTGACTATATAGATTTGTATCTGATTCACTGGCCTGTTACCCGTTTACGTAAAGAGAGCTGGAGAGCTTTGGAAAAAATTTATTCCGAAGGAAGATGCAAAGCTATTGGAGTAAGCAATTATATGATAAAACATCTTGAAGAGATGAAAGAATATGCAAATGTAATTCCAACAGTCAATCAGGTTGAGTTTTCTCCTTTTCTCTATCAGAAAGAATTACTTGAATATTGCCGTGCAAATAAAATAGAAGTTGAAGCATATTCACCTTTGGCAAGAATGAAAAAGCAAAATAATCCTGTCGTTAATAACATAGCAAAAAAGTATAACAAAACTCACGCACAGGTTTTAATTCGATGGTGTCTGGAACATAAACTGATTGTTATTCCAAAGTCTGCAAATAAAAAGAGAATAAGAGAGAATGCTGATGTTTTTGACTTTAAATTAAGTGCAGAAGATATGAAAGCACTTGACGGATTAAATGAAAATTTCAGAGTTTCCTGGGATCCAAGTGGGATTGAGTAA
- the uvrA gene encoding excinuclease ABC subunit UvrA, protein MEKDKIIIKGAREHNLKNIDVEIPRESFTVITGLSGSGKSSLAFDTIYAEGQRRYIESLSAYARQFLDMLEKPDVDLIDGLSPAISIEQKSTSGNPRSTVGTVTEIYDYLRLLFARVGTPHCYNCGKPVVKQSSNQIIDSILTNYNGKKVTVLAPVIRGRKGHYRELFEEILSDGFIKVRVDGEYFEIYKGFSVDRYKLHNIEIAVDKVQVSEKSRNRLTESVDVALNYGGGIVIVDTGKEDKVYSRHLACLDCGISYRELAPNSFSFNSPYGSCQNCEGLGEIKELDINLIIPDWDKSINEEAIAALGKPRPIWFFNQLEAVGKKYGFDFDTKLSALNNEQKEILLHGTTDKIPFTYTYGKGKPVTYLHRFTGLMEYLKNYYSTTTSASIREWVESFMNTVTCPVCNGGRLKKESLSVKFAGKNISEITNLSINRAIEFFSGLKLTGKDAQISKPILKEITTRLQFLSNVGLDYLTLNRSARTLSGGESQRIRLATQIGSQLAGVLYVLDEPSIGLHQSDNIKLINSLKELRDLGNTVIVVEHDKETIENSDYMIDLGPGAGEHGGKVCIAGETKKLVDSKNGFDSITLSYLKHCKEIKIPEQRRKGNGRFILLKGASGNNLKNVDLKIPLGTLTLVTGVSGSGKSSLINETLVKILMRKFYKSAVVPLPYKSVEGLENIDKVIEIDQSPIGRTPRSNPATYTGLFTLIRDLFAQLPESKMRGYEPGRFSFNVEGGRCEACSGDGVKKIEMNFLPDVYVTCDVCHGKRYNRETLQVLYKIKSIADVLDMRVDEALDFFEDLPRIKRKIKAIHDVGLGYIRLGQQATTLSGGEAQRVKLATELSKVSTGKTLYILDEPTTGLHFEDVNILMNVLNKLVEKGNTVIVIEHNLDVIKLADWIIDLGPGGGEFGGEIIAEGTPEEIVNNKKSLTGKFLKKELN, encoded by the coding sequence TTTCAATAGAACAAAAATCAACTTCCGGAAATCCTCGTTCTACAGTTGGAACTGTAACTGAAATTTATGATTACCTTCGATTGTTATTTGCCAGAGTCGGAACTCCTCATTGTTACAATTGCGGTAAACCTGTTGTAAAACAATCATCAAATCAGATTATTGATTCAATCCTTACAAATTATAATGGAAAAAAGGTTACTGTTTTAGCTCCCGTTATAAGAGGAAGAAAAGGACATTACCGCGAATTATTCGAAGAAATTCTTTCGGATGGATTTATCAAAGTAAGAGTTGATGGAGAGTATTTTGAAATTTATAAAGGATTCAGTGTTGACAGATACAAGCTTCATAATATAGAAATTGCTGTTGATAAAGTTCAGGTAAGTGAAAAATCCCGAAATCGTTTAACCGAATCGGTTGATGTGGCATTAAACTACGGTGGAGGAATCGTTATTGTTGATACCGGAAAAGAAGATAAAGTTTACAGCAGACATCTTGCTTGTTTGGATTGTGGAATAAGTTATCGTGAACTTGCACCAAATTCTTTTTCGTTCAATTCGCCTTATGGTTCCTGCCAAAATTGCGAAGGTCTTGGAGAAATCAAAGAACTTGATATAAACTTAATTATTCCTGATTGGGATAAATCAATTAATGAAGAAGCAATTGCTGCGCTTGGAAAACCACGACCAATCTGGTTTTTCAATCAGCTTGAAGCTGTTGGAAAAAAATACGGATTTGATTTCGATACAAAGCTTAGTGCACTTAATAATGAGCAGAAAGAAATTCTTCTCCACGGTACAACAGATAAAATTCCATTTACTTATACTTATGGAAAAGGAAAACCTGTAACTTATCTTCATCGCTTTACAGGGTTGATGGAGTATCTTAAGAATTATTATTCTACTACTACTTCAGCAAGTATCCGTGAGTGGGTTGAGTCATTTATGAACACAGTCACTTGTCCAGTATGCAATGGCGGAAGATTAAAGAAAGAATCATTATCCGTTAAGTTTGCCGGAAAAAATATAAGTGAAATAACAAACCTATCTATCAATCGTGCTATCGAATTTTTCTCCGGATTAAAATTGACAGGAAAAGATGCTCAGATCTCAAAACCAATTCTTAAAGAAATAACCACACGACTACAATTTCTTTCAAATGTTGGATTGGATTATCTCACATTAAATCGTTCTGCCAGAACTTTGTCAGGAGGCGAGTCTCAGCGAATAAGATTGGCAACTCAAATTGGTTCTCAGCTTGCAGGTGTATTGTATGTGCTCGATGAACCTTCAATCGGACTTCATCAGAGTGATAATATAAAGCTGATAAACTCTCTTAAAGAATTAAGAGACCTTGGCAATACAGTTATTGTTGTTGAACATGATAAGGAAACAATTGAAAATTCTGATTATATGATTGATCTTGGACCAGGTGCAGGTGAACATGGAGGAAAAGTTTGTATTGCAGGCGAAACTAAAAAGTTAGTTGATTCAAAAAATGGTTTTGATTCAATTACACTTTCTTATCTGAAGCATTGTAAAGAAATAAAAATTCCTGAACAAAGAAGAAAAGGCAACGGCAGATTTATTTTGCTTAAGGGTGCTTCAGGAAATAATCTGAAAAATGTTGATCTGAAGATTCCTCTCGGAACTTTAACATTGGTTACAGGAGTAAGTGGTTCAGGAAAATCAAGTTTGATAAATGAAACACTCGTTAAAATTTTAATGCGTAAGTTTTATAAATCTGCCGTTGTGCCGCTTCCTTATAAATCAGTTGAAGGACTTGAAAATATTGACAAGGTGATTGAGATTGATCAGTCACCAATTGGCAGAACACCGCGATCTAACCCGGCTACTTATACTGGATTATTTACTTTAATTCGTGATTTGTTTGCTCAACTTCCTGAATCTAAAATGAGAGGATATGAACCGGGAAGATTCAGCTTTAATGTTGAAGGAGGAAGGTGTGAAGCTTGCTCAGGAGACGGAGTAAAAAAGATTGAAATGAATTTTCTTCCTGATGTTTATGTAACATGCGATGTTTGCCATGGAAAGCGATATAACAGAGAAACTCTTCAGGTTTTGTATAAAATAAAATCTATTGCCGATGTTCTTGATATGCGGGTTGATGAAGCTCTGGATTTTTTTGAAGACTTACCGAGAATAAAAAGAAAGATTAAAGCAATCCACGATGTTGGATTAGGTTATATCAGACTCGGGCAACAGGCAACAACACTTTCAGGTGGGGAAGCACAACGGGTAAAGCTCGCTACTGAATTAAGCAAAGTTTCAACCGGAAAAACTTTATATATTCTTGATGAGCCAACAACCGGACTTCATTTTGAGGATGTAAATATTCTGATGAATGTATTGAATAAATTAGTTGAAAAAGGAAACACAGTTATAGTTATTGAACATAATCTTGATGTAATAAAATTAGCAGACTGGATAATTGATCTCGGTCCTGGTGGAGGAGAATTCGGTGGGGAAATAATAGCTGAAGGAACACCGGAAGAAATTGTAAACAACAAAAAAAGTCTTACCGGAAAATTTTTGAAGAAAGAATTAAATTAA